A portion of the Macaca mulatta isolate MMU2019108-1 chromosome 4, T2T-MMU8v2.0, whole genome shotgun sequence genome contains these proteins:
- the ABCF1 gene encoding ATP-binding cassette sub-family F member 1 isoform X3, with protein sequence MPKAPKQQPPEPEWIGDGESTSPSDKVVKKGKKDKKIKKTFFEELAVEDKQAGEEEKVLKEKEEQQQQQQQQQQQQQQKKKRDTRKGRRKKDVDDDGEEKELMERLKKLSVPASDEEDEVPAPKPRGGKKTKGGNVFAALIQDQSEEEDEEEKHPPKPAKPEKNRINKAVSEEQQPVLKGKKGKEEKSKGKAKPQNKFAALDNEEEDEEEEIIKEKEPPKQGKEKARKAEQGSEEEEGEEEEEEGGESKADDPYAHLSKKEKKKLKKQMEYERQVASLKAANAAENDFSVSQAEMSSRQAMLENASDIKLEKFSISAHGKELFVNADLYIVAGRRYGLVGPNGKGKTTLLKHIANRALSIPPNIDVLLCEQEVVADETPAVQAVLRADTKRLKLLEEERLLQGQLEQGDDTAAERLEKVYEELRATGAAAAEAKARRILAGLGFDPEMQNRPTQKFSGGWRMRVSLARALFMEPTLLMLDEPTNHLDLNAVIWLNNYLQGWRKTLLIVSHDQGFLDDVCTDIIHLDAQRLHYYRGNYMTFKKMYQQKQKELLKQYEKQEKKLKELKAGGKSTKQAEKQTKEALTRKQQKCRRKNQDEESQEAPELLKRPKEYTVRFTFPDPPPLSPPVLGLHGVTFGYEGQKPLFKNLDFGIDMDSRICIVGPNGVGKSTLLLLLTGKLTPTHGEMRKNHRLKIGFFNQQYAEQLRMEETPTEYLQRGFNLPYQDARKCLGRFGLESHAHTIQICKLSGGQKARVVFAELACREPDVLILDEPTNNLDIESIDALGEAINEYKGAVIVVSHDARLITETNCQLWVVEEQSVSQIDGDFEDYKREVLEALGEVMVSRPRE encoded by the exons ACAAAGTggtgaagaaagggaagaaggacaAGAAGATCAAAAAAACG TTCTTTGAAGAGCTGGCAGTAGAAGATAAACAGgctggggaagaagagaaagtactcaaggagaaggaggagcagcagcagcagcagcagcaacaacagcaacagcag CAGCAAAAAAAGAAGCGAGATACCCGAAAAGGCAGGCGGAAGAAGGATGTGGATGATGATGGGGAGGAGAAAGAGCTCATGGAGCGTCTTAAGAAGCTCTCAGTGCCAGCCAGTGATGAGGAGGATGAGG TACCTGCCCCAAAACCCCGCGGAGGGAAGAAAACCAAG GGTGGTAATGTTTTTGCAGCCCTGATTCAGGATCAGAGtgaggaagaggatgaggaagaaAAACATCCTCCTAAGCCTGCCAAGCCAGAGAAGAATCGGATCAATAAG GCCGTATCTGAGGAACAGCAGCCTGTGCTCAAGGgcaaaaagggaaaggaagagaagtcaAAAGGGAAGGCTAAG CCTCAAAATAAATTCGCTGCTCTGGACAATGAAGAGgaggatgaagaagaagaaataataaaggaaaaggagCCTCCCAAACAAGGGAAGGAGAAGGCCAGGAAGGCAGAGCAG GGttcagaggaagaagaaggggaagaagaggaggaggaaggaggagagtcTAAGGCAGATGATCCCTATGCTCACCTTagcaaaaaggagaagaaaaagctgaaaaaacAG aTGGAGTATGAGCGCCAAGTGGCTTCATTAAAAGCAGCCAATGCAGCTGAAAATGACTTCTCCGTGTCCCAGGCAGAGATGTCCTCCCGCCAAGCCATGTTAGAAAATGCATCTGACATCAAG CTGGAGAAGTTCAGCATCTCCGCTCATGGCAAGGAGCTGTTCGTCAATGCAGACCTGTACATTGTAGCCGGCCGCCGCTACGGGCTGGTGGGGCCCAATGG CAAGGGCAAGACCACGCTCCTCAAGCACATTGCCAACCGAGCCCTGAGCATCCCTCCCAACATTGATGTGTTGCTGTGTGAGCAGG aggtGGTAGCAGATGAGACACCAGCAGTCCAGGCTGTTCTTCGAGCTGACACCAAGCGATTAAAGCTGCTGGAAGAGGAGCGGCTGCTTCAGGGACAGCTGGAACAAGGAGATGACACAGCTGCTGAGAGGCTAGAGAAG gtgTATGAGGAATTGCGGGCCACTGGGGCAGCAGCTGCAGAGGCCAAAGCACGGCGAATCCTGGCTGGCCTCGGCTTTGACCCTGAAATGCAGAATCGACCCACACAGAAGTTCTCAGGGGGCTGGCGCATGCGTGTCTCCCTGGCCAG GGCACTGTTCATGGAGCCCACACTGCTGATGCTGGATGAGCCCACCAACCACCTGGACCTCAACGCTGTCATCTGGCTCAATAA CTACCTCCAGGGCTGGCGGAAGACCTTGCTGATTGTCTCCCATGACCAGGGTTTCTTGGATGATGTCTGCACTGATATCATCCACCTCGATGCCCAGCGGCTCCACTACTATAGGGGCAATTACA TGACCTTCAAAAAGATGTACCAGCAGAAGCAGAAAGAACTGCTGAAGCAGTatgagaagcaagagaaaaagcTGAAGGAGCTGAAGGCAGGCGGGAAGTCCACCAAGCAGGCG GAAAAACAAACGAAGGAAGCCCTGACTCGGAAGCAGCAGAAATGCCGACGGAAAAACCAGGATGAGGAATCCCAGGAGGCCCCTGAGCTCCTGAAGCGCCCTAAGGAGTACACTGTGCGCTTCACTTTTCCAGACCCCCCACCACTCAGCCCTCCTGTGCTGGGTCTGCATG GTGTGACATTCGGCTACGAGGGCCAGAAACCACTCTTTAAAAACCTGGATTTTGGCATCGACATGGATTCAAGGA TTTGCATTGTGGGCCCTAATGGTGTGGGGAAGAGTACACTGCTCCTGCTGTTGACTGGCAAGCTGACGCCG ACCCATGgggaaatgagaaagaaccacCGGCTG AAAATTGGCTTCTTCAACCAGCAGTATGCAGAGCAGCTGCGTATGGAGGAGACGCCCACTGAGTACCTGCAGCGGGGCTTCAACCTGCCCTACCAGGATGCCCGCAAGTGCCTGGGCCGGTTCGGCCTGGAGAGTCACGCCCACACCATCCAGATCTGCAAACTCTCTG GTGGTCAGAAAGCACGAGTTGTGTTTGCCGAGCTGGCCTGTCGGGAGCCTGATGTCCTCATCTTG GATGAGCCAACCAATAACCTGGACATAGAGTCTATTGATGCTCTAGGGGAGGCCATCAATGAATACAAGGGTG CTGTGATCGTTGTGAGCCATGATGCCCGACTCATCACAGAAACCAACTGCCAGCTGTGGGTGGTGGAGGAGCAGAGTGTTAGCCAAATCGATGGTGACTTCGAAGACTACAAGCGGGAGGTGTTGGAGGCCCTGGGTGAAGTCATGGTCAGCCGGCCCCGAGAGTGA
- the ABCF1 gene encoding ATP-binding cassette sub-family F member 1 isoform X5 — translation MPKAPKQQPPEPEWIGDGESTSPSDKVVKKGKKDKKIKKTFFEELAVEDKQAGEEEKVLKEKEEQQQQQQQQQQQQVQQKKKRDTRKGRRKKDVDDDGEEKELMERLKKLSVPASDEEDEVPAPKPRGGKKTKGGNVFAALIQDQSEEEDEEEKHPPKPAKPEKNRINKAVSEEQQPVLKGKKGKEEKSKGKAKPQNKFAALDNEEEDEEEEIIKEKEPPKQGKEKARKAEQMEYERQVASLKAANAAENDFSVSQAEMSSRQAMLENASDIKLEKFSISAHGKELFVNADLYIVAGRRYGLVGPNGKGKTTLLKHIANRALSIPPNIDVLLCEQEVVADETPAVQAVLRADTKRLKLLEEERLLQGQLEQGDDTAAERLEKVYEELRATGAAAAEAKARRILAGLGFDPEMQNRPTQKFSGGWRMRVSLARALFMEPTLLMLDEPTNHLDLNAVIWLNNYLQGWRKTLLIVSHDQGFLDDVCTDIIHLDAQRLHYYRGNYMTFKKMYQQKQKELLKQYEKQEKKLKELKAGGKSTKQAEKQTKEALTRKQQKCRRKNQDEESQEAPELLKRPKEYTVRFTFPDPPPLSPPVLGLHGVTFGYEGQKPLFKNLDFGIDMDSRICIVGPNGVGKSTLLLLLTGKLTPTHGEMRKNHRLKIGFFNQQYAEQLRMEETPTEYLQRGFNLPYQDARKCLGRFGLESHAHTIQICKLSGGQKARVVFAELACREPDVLILDEPTNNLDIESIDALGEAINEYKGAVIVVSHDARLITETNCQLWVVEEQSVSQIDGDFEDYKREVLEALGEVMVSRPRE, via the exons ACAAAGTggtgaagaaagggaagaaggacaAGAAGATCAAAAAAACG TTCTTTGAAGAGCTGGCAGTAGAAGATAAACAGgctggggaagaagagaaagtactcaaggagaaggaggagcagcagcagcagcagcagcaacaacagcaacagcaggtACAA CAAAAAAAGAAGCGAGATACCCGAAAAGGCAGGCGGAAGAAGGATGTGGATGATGATGGGGAGGAGAAAGAGCTCATGGAGCGTCTTAAGAAGCTCTCAGTGCCAGCCAGTGATGAGGAGGATGAGG TACCTGCCCCAAAACCCCGCGGAGGGAAGAAAACCAAG GGTGGTAATGTTTTTGCAGCCCTGATTCAGGATCAGAGtgaggaagaggatgaggaagaaAAACATCCTCCTAAGCCTGCCAAGCCAGAGAAGAATCGGATCAATAAG GCCGTATCTGAGGAACAGCAGCCTGTGCTCAAGGgcaaaaagggaaaggaagagaagtcaAAAGGGAAGGCTAAG CCTCAAAATAAATTCGCTGCTCTGGACAATGAAGAGgaggatgaagaagaagaaataataaaggaaaaggagCCTCCCAAACAAGGGAAGGAGAAGGCCAGGAAGGCAGAGCAG aTGGAGTATGAGCGCCAAGTGGCTTCATTAAAAGCAGCCAATGCAGCTGAAAATGACTTCTCCGTGTCCCAGGCAGAGATGTCCTCCCGCCAAGCCATGTTAGAAAATGCATCTGACATCAAG CTGGAGAAGTTCAGCATCTCCGCTCATGGCAAGGAGCTGTTCGTCAATGCAGACCTGTACATTGTAGCCGGCCGCCGCTACGGGCTGGTGGGGCCCAATGG CAAGGGCAAGACCACGCTCCTCAAGCACATTGCCAACCGAGCCCTGAGCATCCCTCCCAACATTGATGTGTTGCTGTGTGAGCAGG aggtGGTAGCAGATGAGACACCAGCAGTCCAGGCTGTTCTTCGAGCTGACACCAAGCGATTAAAGCTGCTGGAAGAGGAGCGGCTGCTTCAGGGACAGCTGGAACAAGGAGATGACACAGCTGCTGAGAGGCTAGAGAAG gtgTATGAGGAATTGCGGGCCACTGGGGCAGCAGCTGCAGAGGCCAAAGCACGGCGAATCCTGGCTGGCCTCGGCTTTGACCCTGAAATGCAGAATCGACCCACACAGAAGTTCTCAGGGGGCTGGCGCATGCGTGTCTCCCTGGCCAG GGCACTGTTCATGGAGCCCACACTGCTGATGCTGGATGAGCCCACCAACCACCTGGACCTCAACGCTGTCATCTGGCTCAATAA CTACCTCCAGGGCTGGCGGAAGACCTTGCTGATTGTCTCCCATGACCAGGGTTTCTTGGATGATGTCTGCACTGATATCATCCACCTCGATGCCCAGCGGCTCCACTACTATAGGGGCAATTACA TGACCTTCAAAAAGATGTACCAGCAGAAGCAGAAAGAACTGCTGAAGCAGTatgagaagcaagagaaaaagcTGAAGGAGCTGAAGGCAGGCGGGAAGTCCACCAAGCAGGCG GAAAAACAAACGAAGGAAGCCCTGACTCGGAAGCAGCAGAAATGCCGACGGAAAAACCAGGATGAGGAATCCCAGGAGGCCCCTGAGCTCCTGAAGCGCCCTAAGGAGTACACTGTGCGCTTCACTTTTCCAGACCCCCCACCACTCAGCCCTCCTGTGCTGGGTCTGCATG GTGTGACATTCGGCTACGAGGGCCAGAAACCACTCTTTAAAAACCTGGATTTTGGCATCGACATGGATTCAAGGA TTTGCATTGTGGGCCCTAATGGTGTGGGGAAGAGTACACTGCTCCTGCTGTTGACTGGCAAGCTGACGCCG ACCCATGgggaaatgagaaagaaccacCGGCTG AAAATTGGCTTCTTCAACCAGCAGTATGCAGAGCAGCTGCGTATGGAGGAGACGCCCACTGAGTACCTGCAGCGGGGCTTCAACCTGCCCTACCAGGATGCCCGCAAGTGCCTGGGCCGGTTCGGCCTGGAGAGTCACGCCCACACCATCCAGATCTGCAAACTCTCTG GTGGTCAGAAAGCACGAGTTGTGTTTGCCGAGCTGGCCTGTCGGGAGCCTGATGTCCTCATCTTG GATGAGCCAACCAATAACCTGGACATAGAGTCTATTGATGCTCTAGGGGAGGCCATCAATGAATACAAGGGTG CTGTGATCGTTGTGAGCCATGATGCCCGACTCATCACAGAAACCAACTGCCAGCTGTGGGTGGTGGAGGAGCAGAGTGTTAGCCAAATCGATGGTGACTTCGAAGACTACAAGCGGGAGGTGTTGGAGGCCCTGGGTGAAGTCATGGTCAGCCGGCCCCGAGAGTGA
- the ABCF1 gene encoding ATP-binding cassette sub-family F member 1 isoform X1: MPKAPKQQPPEPEWIGDGESTSPSDKVVKKGKKDKKIKKTFFEELAVEDKQAGEEEKVLKEKEEQQQQQQQQQQQQQQKKKRDTRKGRRKKDVDDDGEEKELMERLKKLSVPASDEEDEVPAPKPRGGKKTKGGNVFAALIQDQSEEEDEEEKHPPKPAKPEKNRINKAVSEEQQPVLKGKKGKEEKSKGKAKPQNKFAALDNEEEDEEEEIIKEKEPPKQGKEKARKAEQGSEEEEGEEEEEEGGESKADDPYAHLSKKEKKKLKKQMEYERQVASLKAANAAENDFSVSQAEMSSRQAMLENASDIKLEKFSISAHGKELFVNADLYIVAGRRYGLVGPNGKGKTTLLKHIANRALSIPPNIDVLLCEQEVVADETPAVQAVLRADTKRLKLLEEERLLQGQLEQGDDTAAERLEKVYEELRATGAAAAEAKARRILAGLGFDPEMQNRPTQKFSGGWRMRVSLARWAIHLTALPSNLRPPGPFPSIPSHSSKDLSLPDPALCSPPSRALFMEPTLLMLDEPTNHLDLNAVIWLNNYLQGWRKTLLIVSHDQGFLDDVCTDIIHLDAQRLHYYRGNYMTFKKMYQQKQKELLKQYEKQEKKLKELKAGGKSTKQAEKQTKEALTRKQQKCRRKNQDEESQEAPELLKRPKEYTVRFTFPDPPPLSPPVLGLHGVTFGYEGQKPLFKNLDFGIDMDSRICIVGPNGVGKSTLLLLLTGKLTPTHGEMRKNHRLKIGFFNQQYAEQLRMEETPTEYLQRGFNLPYQDARKCLGRFGLESHAHTIQICKLSGGQKARVVFAELACREPDVLILDEPTNNLDIESIDALGEAINEYKGAVIVVSHDARLITETNCQLWVVEEQSVSQIDGDFEDYKREVLEALGEVMVSRPRE; encoded by the exons ACAAAGTggtgaagaaagggaagaaggacaAGAAGATCAAAAAAACG TTCTTTGAAGAGCTGGCAGTAGAAGATAAACAGgctggggaagaagagaaagtactcaaggagaaggaggagcagcagcagcagcagcagcaacaacagcaacagcag CAGCAAAAAAAGAAGCGAGATACCCGAAAAGGCAGGCGGAAGAAGGATGTGGATGATGATGGGGAGGAGAAAGAGCTCATGGAGCGTCTTAAGAAGCTCTCAGTGCCAGCCAGTGATGAGGAGGATGAGG TACCTGCCCCAAAACCCCGCGGAGGGAAGAAAACCAAG GGTGGTAATGTTTTTGCAGCCCTGATTCAGGATCAGAGtgaggaagaggatgaggaagaaAAACATCCTCCTAAGCCTGCCAAGCCAGAGAAGAATCGGATCAATAAG GCCGTATCTGAGGAACAGCAGCCTGTGCTCAAGGgcaaaaagggaaaggaagagaagtcaAAAGGGAAGGCTAAG CCTCAAAATAAATTCGCTGCTCTGGACAATGAAGAGgaggatgaagaagaagaaataataaaggaaaaggagCCTCCCAAACAAGGGAAGGAGAAGGCCAGGAAGGCAGAGCAG GGttcagaggaagaagaaggggaagaagaggaggaggaaggaggagagtcTAAGGCAGATGATCCCTATGCTCACCTTagcaaaaaggagaagaaaaagctgaaaaaacAG aTGGAGTATGAGCGCCAAGTGGCTTCATTAAAAGCAGCCAATGCAGCTGAAAATGACTTCTCCGTGTCCCAGGCAGAGATGTCCTCCCGCCAAGCCATGTTAGAAAATGCATCTGACATCAAG CTGGAGAAGTTCAGCATCTCCGCTCATGGCAAGGAGCTGTTCGTCAATGCAGACCTGTACATTGTAGCCGGCCGCCGCTACGGGCTGGTGGGGCCCAATGG CAAGGGCAAGACCACGCTCCTCAAGCACATTGCCAACCGAGCCCTGAGCATCCCTCCCAACATTGATGTGTTGCTGTGTGAGCAGG aggtGGTAGCAGATGAGACACCAGCAGTCCAGGCTGTTCTTCGAGCTGACACCAAGCGATTAAAGCTGCTGGAAGAGGAGCGGCTGCTTCAGGGACAGCTGGAACAAGGAGATGACACAGCTGCTGAGAGGCTAGAGAAG gtgTATGAGGAATTGCGGGCCACTGGGGCAGCAGCTGCAGAGGCCAAAGCACGGCGAATCCTGGCTGGCCTCGGCTTTGACCCTGAAATGCAGAATCGACCCACACAGAAGTTCTCAGGGGGCTGGCGCATGCGTGTCTCCCTGGCCAGGTGGGCCATTCACCTCACTGCCCTCCCTTCCAACCTCAGACCACCAGGGCCCTTTCCCTCTATCCCTTCTCATTCTTCCAAG GATCTTTCTCTCCCTGACCCTGCCCTCTGCTCCCCACCCTCTAGGGCACTGTTCATGGAGCCCACACTGCTGATGCTGGATGAGCCCACCAACCACCTGGACCTCAACGCTGTCATCTGGCTCAATAA CTACCTCCAGGGCTGGCGGAAGACCTTGCTGATTGTCTCCCATGACCAGGGTTTCTTGGATGATGTCTGCACTGATATCATCCACCTCGATGCCCAGCGGCTCCACTACTATAGGGGCAATTACA TGACCTTCAAAAAGATGTACCAGCAGAAGCAGAAAGAACTGCTGAAGCAGTatgagaagcaagagaaaaagcTGAAGGAGCTGAAGGCAGGCGGGAAGTCCACCAAGCAGGCG GAAAAACAAACGAAGGAAGCCCTGACTCGGAAGCAGCAGAAATGCCGACGGAAAAACCAGGATGAGGAATCCCAGGAGGCCCCTGAGCTCCTGAAGCGCCCTAAGGAGTACACTGTGCGCTTCACTTTTCCAGACCCCCCACCACTCAGCCCTCCTGTGCTGGGTCTGCATG GTGTGACATTCGGCTACGAGGGCCAGAAACCACTCTTTAAAAACCTGGATTTTGGCATCGACATGGATTCAAGGA TTTGCATTGTGGGCCCTAATGGTGTGGGGAAGAGTACACTGCTCCTGCTGTTGACTGGCAAGCTGACGCCG ACCCATGgggaaatgagaaagaaccacCGGCTG AAAATTGGCTTCTTCAACCAGCAGTATGCAGAGCAGCTGCGTATGGAGGAGACGCCCACTGAGTACCTGCAGCGGGGCTTCAACCTGCCCTACCAGGATGCCCGCAAGTGCCTGGGCCGGTTCGGCCTGGAGAGTCACGCCCACACCATCCAGATCTGCAAACTCTCTG GTGGTCAGAAAGCACGAGTTGTGTTTGCCGAGCTGGCCTGTCGGGAGCCTGATGTCCTCATCTTG GATGAGCCAACCAATAACCTGGACATAGAGTCTATTGATGCTCTAGGGGAGGCCATCAATGAATACAAGGGTG CTGTGATCGTTGTGAGCCATGATGCCCGACTCATCACAGAAACCAACTGCCAGCTGTGGGTGGTGGAGGAGCAGAGTGTTAGCCAAATCGATGGTGACTTCGAAGACTACAAGCGGGAGGTGTTGGAGGCCCTGGGTGAAGTCATGGTCAGCCGGCCCCGAGAGTGA
- the ABCF1 gene encoding ATP-binding cassette sub-family F member 1 isoform X2, with protein MPKAPKQQPPEPEWIGDGESTSPSDKVVKKGKKDKKIKKTFFEELAVEDKQAGEEEKVLKEKEEQQQQQQQQQQQQVQQKKKRDTRKGRRKKDVDDDGEEKELMERLKKLSVPASDEEDEVPAPKPRGGKKTKGGNVFAALIQDQSEEEDEEEKHPPKPAKPEKNRINKAVSEEQQPVLKGKKGKEEKSKGKAKPQNKFAALDNEEEDEEEEIIKEKEPPKQGKEKARKAEQGSEEEEGEEEEEEGGESKADDPYAHLSKKEKKKLKKQMEYERQVASLKAANAAENDFSVSQAEMSSRQAMLENASDIKLEKFSISAHGKELFVNADLYIVAGRRYGLVGPNGKGKTTLLKHIANRALSIPPNIDVLLCEQEVVADETPAVQAVLRADTKRLKLLEEERLLQGQLEQGDDTAAERLEKVYEELRATGAAAAEAKARRILAGLGFDPEMQNRPTQKFSGGWRMRVSLARALFMEPTLLMLDEPTNHLDLNAVIWLNNYLQGWRKTLLIVSHDQGFLDDVCTDIIHLDAQRLHYYRGNYMTFKKMYQQKQKELLKQYEKQEKKLKELKAGGKSTKQAEKQTKEALTRKQQKCRRKNQDEESQEAPELLKRPKEYTVRFTFPDPPPLSPPVLGLHGVTFGYEGQKPLFKNLDFGIDMDSRICIVGPNGVGKSTLLLLLTGKLTPTHGEMRKNHRLKIGFFNQQYAEQLRMEETPTEYLQRGFNLPYQDARKCLGRFGLESHAHTIQICKLSGGQKARVVFAELACREPDVLILDEPTNNLDIESIDALGEAINEYKGAVIVVSHDARLITETNCQLWVVEEQSVSQIDGDFEDYKREVLEALGEVMVSRPRE; from the exons ACAAAGTggtgaagaaagggaagaaggacaAGAAGATCAAAAAAACG TTCTTTGAAGAGCTGGCAGTAGAAGATAAACAGgctggggaagaagagaaagtactcaaggagaaggaggagcagcagcagcagcagcagcaacaacagcaacagcaggtACAA CAAAAAAAGAAGCGAGATACCCGAAAAGGCAGGCGGAAGAAGGATGTGGATGATGATGGGGAGGAGAAAGAGCTCATGGAGCGTCTTAAGAAGCTCTCAGTGCCAGCCAGTGATGAGGAGGATGAGG TACCTGCCCCAAAACCCCGCGGAGGGAAGAAAACCAAG GGTGGTAATGTTTTTGCAGCCCTGATTCAGGATCAGAGtgaggaagaggatgaggaagaaAAACATCCTCCTAAGCCTGCCAAGCCAGAGAAGAATCGGATCAATAAG GCCGTATCTGAGGAACAGCAGCCTGTGCTCAAGGgcaaaaagggaaaggaagagaagtcaAAAGGGAAGGCTAAG CCTCAAAATAAATTCGCTGCTCTGGACAATGAAGAGgaggatgaagaagaagaaataataaaggaaaaggagCCTCCCAAACAAGGGAAGGAGAAGGCCAGGAAGGCAGAGCAG GGttcagaggaagaagaaggggaagaagaggaggaggaaggaggagagtcTAAGGCAGATGATCCCTATGCTCACCTTagcaaaaaggagaagaaaaagctgaaaaaacAG aTGGAGTATGAGCGCCAAGTGGCTTCATTAAAAGCAGCCAATGCAGCTGAAAATGACTTCTCCGTGTCCCAGGCAGAGATGTCCTCCCGCCAAGCCATGTTAGAAAATGCATCTGACATCAAG CTGGAGAAGTTCAGCATCTCCGCTCATGGCAAGGAGCTGTTCGTCAATGCAGACCTGTACATTGTAGCCGGCCGCCGCTACGGGCTGGTGGGGCCCAATGG CAAGGGCAAGACCACGCTCCTCAAGCACATTGCCAACCGAGCCCTGAGCATCCCTCCCAACATTGATGTGTTGCTGTGTGAGCAGG aggtGGTAGCAGATGAGACACCAGCAGTCCAGGCTGTTCTTCGAGCTGACACCAAGCGATTAAAGCTGCTGGAAGAGGAGCGGCTGCTTCAGGGACAGCTGGAACAAGGAGATGACACAGCTGCTGAGAGGCTAGAGAAG gtgTATGAGGAATTGCGGGCCACTGGGGCAGCAGCTGCAGAGGCCAAAGCACGGCGAATCCTGGCTGGCCTCGGCTTTGACCCTGAAATGCAGAATCGACCCACACAGAAGTTCTCAGGGGGCTGGCGCATGCGTGTCTCCCTGGCCAG GGCACTGTTCATGGAGCCCACACTGCTGATGCTGGATGAGCCCACCAACCACCTGGACCTCAACGCTGTCATCTGGCTCAATAA CTACCTCCAGGGCTGGCGGAAGACCTTGCTGATTGTCTCCCATGACCAGGGTTTCTTGGATGATGTCTGCACTGATATCATCCACCTCGATGCCCAGCGGCTCCACTACTATAGGGGCAATTACA TGACCTTCAAAAAGATGTACCAGCAGAAGCAGAAAGAACTGCTGAAGCAGTatgagaagcaagagaaaaagcTGAAGGAGCTGAAGGCAGGCGGGAAGTCCACCAAGCAGGCG GAAAAACAAACGAAGGAAGCCCTGACTCGGAAGCAGCAGAAATGCCGACGGAAAAACCAGGATGAGGAATCCCAGGAGGCCCCTGAGCTCCTGAAGCGCCCTAAGGAGTACACTGTGCGCTTCACTTTTCCAGACCCCCCACCACTCAGCCCTCCTGTGCTGGGTCTGCATG GTGTGACATTCGGCTACGAGGGCCAGAAACCACTCTTTAAAAACCTGGATTTTGGCATCGACATGGATTCAAGGA TTTGCATTGTGGGCCCTAATGGTGTGGGGAAGAGTACACTGCTCCTGCTGTTGACTGGCAAGCTGACGCCG ACCCATGgggaaatgagaaagaaccacCGGCTG AAAATTGGCTTCTTCAACCAGCAGTATGCAGAGCAGCTGCGTATGGAGGAGACGCCCACTGAGTACCTGCAGCGGGGCTTCAACCTGCCCTACCAGGATGCCCGCAAGTGCCTGGGCCGGTTCGGCCTGGAGAGTCACGCCCACACCATCCAGATCTGCAAACTCTCTG GTGGTCAGAAAGCACGAGTTGTGTTTGCCGAGCTGGCCTGTCGGGAGCCTGATGTCCTCATCTTG GATGAGCCAACCAATAACCTGGACATAGAGTCTATTGATGCTCTAGGGGAGGCCATCAATGAATACAAGGGTG CTGTGATCGTTGTGAGCCATGATGCCCGACTCATCACAGAAACCAACTGCCAGCTGTGGGTGGTGGAGGAGCAGAGTGTTAGCCAAATCGATGGTGACTTCGAAGACTACAAGCGGGAGGTGTTGGAGGCCCTGGGTGAAGTCATGGTCAGCCGGCCCCGAGAGTGA